The DNA segment GAAATGCACgcagagaaaaagaagggaTTGTAAGGATCACTCGATTTTGACAGAGACTCCCAAAGGGCCTTACTTTCCTCACTGTCAAATTCCACTAAGTTCTGGTCTTCCTCACTACTGCAGTCTGAGCTCCTGTCCTCTTCTGAAGTCTCCTGTTTGAcaacttttgtttttgaaagatcTTGTCTGAAGAAATTTTCACGTCTTTTATGACAGGCCTCGTTTGAACTGGAGCTGTCGCTGCTTGACACAAAGACGTTCCAGTCGCCAGCAAAGCCCAGAAAGATGCCCTCTTCTTTCCCGGCCGTTCTGGACACAAAGTCATCCACGAGTCCGCAGCACAGGTCGTCGGCAAAGGGGTCGACATCCGAGCAGAACTCAGAGAGGGGATTTGATCCGCCGACCATGACTCCGTTGTCTCCGTCAAACAAtgaggagaacaggaaggatTCTGTTGGATTGGCTGTGGTGCTCATGTGCTGGATGTGCTGACCTGTCTCATCTGTGATTCTCACGTGGACCTCGAACCTTAACAAttgaaaaactggaaaaacaagAAGACAGTGTGAAAATGGTTTGAAATTCAACAGAGGATAAATAAGTCACACTCTTCGAGAAGTAATAACCTCCTGGAGATTGTGTTTGCATTGTCTGATCTTGAAGCATTTCAATCATAACAAATCAAACGTATACAACTCACTATTACGTAATCATCATGAACACATCACAACGGTTGGACTTTACCACATTGATATGAACATGTTCAATTTACCATATTAAACCAAACAATATTAAACTTGACATGTTAAACTTAACGTATTAAACCAAACATGTTAAACTTGACATGTTAAACTTAACGCATTAAACCAAACATGTTAAACTTGACATAAAACCGAACATGTTAAACTTGACATGTTAAACTTAACGCATTAAACCAAACATGTTAAACTTGACATAAAACCGAACATGTTAAACCGGACATGTTACTCTAACGCTACAAAGCAGCTGTAGCTGGTGGTTTGCTCTCACCGGACATGAAGGTGCAGTAAatgacctgcagcagcagccgaaGCTGTTCCCACATCACGGTGAGCATCTGTTTGGTCCAAGGCAGCAGCGCCTTCCCTCCGCTACCGAATCTCTCCATGGCCGCTTGTTCCGGAGCCTGGTCGACACCGACAGTCGGAGACATTttcacttcttctctctcttcctcctcctcctcttcttcttcttggcctGTGGCGGTTAAACCCTCACGTATTCTGGTATTCCTCGTCAAAAACTAGTAGATGTTGAGAACTTGTCGGGGACAGAGAGACGTCGAGCAGCTGTCGCTTCATTTTCCGGTGGGTCCGAGACATGTTGTCGCTTTGCTCCGTCAGATGTTGTCCTGtgttgtctccatgtttgtctgtgttgtgttatcGTCGGTGTAGAAGCTGGAAATGACTCGATGCTGTAACTTCCTCTTTAAATATACAAACCTGACGTTATGCCAAGCTGTGATTGGACGCAGCAGCTGTCACTCAGCAAAGGCGCCGCCCTTAAATGACGTTATTACGTATGACGCATGGAAAGTGACCGTAACTTCCCGATATTTTCCGTTTCTGTCCTTTGTATTCATGTAGAATTTCTTGACATAATGAATGtaccatttcattttttatgattttatgtaAGTTGTAAATGTCATTAAATGACATTATTACGTATGACGCATGGAAAGTGACCGTAACTTCCCGTAAACTCACTTTCAGCTCCGCACCTAGAAAAACACTTAGTGTTTTCACTTTAGTTCCTCGTTTTCGTTCCTCGCGTTAAttcatcaaaataaattcatcaaaattaatcttttaattaaataatgatataataattgAGTATTTGTCCTGGGACTCTAATCAAATTGATACCAAAATGATGTAGTTTCAATTTTACTGTCCCATCATTATTTTTTTGCTGAAAATCAACATCAccataaaaaattaaataaactgtcTTCTTATAATTCTGCCAAAAAGGGATTCGAGAAGAAGTCAAATTCTTCAGAATAAATGTCACAGTTTCAGAATAgtataaatattacatttaaaacccGACTTAAGCACAAACATTTatcagtaaaaatgtaaaaaaagaataagTGTGCAGTGAAATGCCCCCCCAAACTGATAAGAcgtttttagtttgaaaatgttgatgaaATACTGTATAAGCAGAGTTTAACAGTTATAGTTGATAGAGTTAACACTGTTTATAACTATTataattgttgtttgtttaaccGACAGGTTCCCAGGATTAGTTTGGCCCCTGCAAAGGATAAAAAAGATAAGGTAAACCTAAAAGGTTGTGAGACtattaatgtaataaaaagCTAATctgataaacacatttatatgtatgttCTCATTTGAATATGTTCTTAATTTGGCTTTTGTCCAATTCCTGATTTTGTTGTGAAATTTGGGATCAACACCATCGGAAATGTTTGGTGCAGAACTACTGTCAATGAGACCAACTACACTTATTGAAACTCATCGTGTGCTAAAGATTTTTGGAGACTACTGATTTAATCATGGAATATCTATTTTATGAACTTGTataattttaatgtaaaatgttgcTAAACAGGAATATGTCATCTACTGATTCATGACAATATTTCCCTCATGATTGATAGTCTTGCTCCATTATTGTAATTGCTATTTATCTATTGTAAAAAAAGGTCTTCCCTTTTTAAATTCCTGTAGTGCCTGCCGCACTGATGTTGTTTGTATGTTATTTTCTGAGTTCTTAAGTAAATATTGTTGATCATTAAAGATTTTAATCTGACATGTACAAGTCCTTTGTCCAATTTTTAGCTGTGTGAGTGTAGTGTTGTGCAGTGATAAGTGAAAACCACAAAACATAGTGTAACAAAGTTTATTAATTTGACAAAGCACCTTCAGAAAAATCTTCTGCTAATCATATTTTGAGATACGTGGTGTTACCTTGAAAAGTTGAGTGAGTCACACGGGACAGTGTTTGAATATTTGCAGTGGATATAATTACaacaataatatcaataaaGACATCCATCTTCGTACTCAGTGCTAAATGGCCACTGTGACCTGCcatcataaaagaaaatacaggaCAAAAACTTAAATCTCAAACTAAAATCTTCAAATGACACCAGAATTAAACAAGGTGAAAGTTCACTAAAACTTTACAAAACACATGGTGctgtaaaagtctgtttttaaTGATATCATCATTATCTACTTTCACCTTCTAGACTCACCACTGAGGTGGTGGTTGTTTCATGTcacatacaaacatataaataaCAGTTAAACCATCAAAAAATCAAAGACAAGCTCCATAGGGCATAAATACATAAGTTACATTACTAGGTCAGAATATAAGGCgtacaaaaacaacattccACACATTAATGCTGAGGTTAATATGAGAACATGTCAGTCAGTGCAACAGTCACACAATGTAGAAAAATCATTTTGAGGTACAAAGTTGTTCAACACAACACCAAACATTGACGTTGGCCTAACATCAAATTTCTATTTGGCCGAAATCAAAATCACTGTTGCATTGCAACCAATCACGAGTTCTCAtccaaaaaaaatgaaataaaaaattcaatGCTGAAgaattatttatctattttaagGCACCGTCCAGGTACGccctcatcttctctctgtggGGCAGAGTGAGGCAGTGGCTGATGTCCCGCTCAGTTTCCTGGATCCGCCTCTGGAAGCGGTCCCGGTCTCGTGCCATTTCCTCCCAGCGTCCTTTACGAGACGCCTGGCGAGCAAACAGCCAGGTCCGCACGACATGGACTTGGACCAGAGGAGAAAATCGCACCTGAAAtccagaagaaaagacaaaaaataatgaataaacatgGCTGAAATGATCCAGATGATGTGAGCTTCTTTTGAGTTTATTATCAGCTGCCAATGTAAGTAAAGAGATaattaaatgtcaaaaagaGACATTAAAAAATGGTTATCACCATAAGTGTTAAactacaaatgaaaaaagagaaagcaggTACTTTCCAGCACTGACATTTCTCAGACAGACGTGTTTTCAGTCATGTTTTTCTGCCTCAGGATGTATTTTTGGAGTCTGATGTAATAATTTAGATGGGTTTAAAATGACAATGTAATCCTGCTGCAACTTCTTTAGTCTCTGCTGACTCTATTGAGTCACATGACCGACTTAGTCATGACGACCAACAGCGTTGCTAACCAACAGTAATCAACAACACACTGAACAGTACAGTGTGAGTTGGCTGACAACAGGAATTGGCACTTATCTCTGACTTTCAGTCTCAGTCAGCTACAGTCATTAGAAGACACTCCCTGGATATATTAATATATCAATTTAGAGGTggggttggtaatttgtttctgcaACACTTTTTATCTGATTTGTTTTAATCCCCTTCCTGGTAGcccttaataaataaaaatgaatcatctgaaaaaaaagaacgaAAAAGAAGCCAGTATGTGGCCCTACAGGACTGTCATAAACAccaccaatcatttcatttggtcttaatgaaatgattggtcggTGTACCAGTCAGTAAACAACCTGCGTGCCTGCTAGAGCCCTGCCCGTGCGCTCACTGCACGTGACCGGAGACTTCAGCCAGGGAGACATACACCACTGAAGATACACCACATCTTGTAACGCTAAGTGCAGACGTCAACACCAGATATTAAAGTAAGGACAATATATCAGCGTTTGTTAAATGCTCACAGTTTGGTGACAGTGAATCCTAACATTTGTTAGCTCTGGCCAGAGCACTAGCAGCTCTCCTGGTTGCAGTCCCCACCTGCCTGCCACTCGCTCAGCCATGTTTTCACAACACAAGCCCGTTGCTTGCTACGCCTGAGTCTTGGAGTCTTACTAACTTTGGTTGACGCCTGACAGTCTCAACATAATCATAACAGTAATTAAGATTTAACAGTTTAACTAACTGTGGGGAATTTTACCCCAGTATACAGTGATGTAAGTGATCGTTTCATggggggactgttgggcctggtggacgtatgtgctctactgagtgccattctaatttGCTGTGTACTTGTTTGAAGCATTGCGTTGACAGATAGTATGACACGTTACCATGatactgtgttgtgtgtcctaAGCATGAAAGCATGATGTGATTGTTGTCATCATAAGGATCGCACCAGCATCAAGTGTTGGACGCGCCCACCATCAAGCATTAACGCAACTCAAATCTGCGAGTCCAGGGTTACAGCTAATTCTTATAACTAATTCACCATTTGTCTTGACAATCAAAGCCAATTCAAAGCTCAGCAATATCAagtctatttttatatttcagactCTGTCGTTTCATGCTTCATCTAATCCGACAGTGTAGCAATGAGTTATTATTAGTTCATCACCTTTTTGGTGCAGGTGTtgctctcctttctctcctctggaGGGGACTGGTGTGTTTGTCCAGGTCTTTTCCACGGCACCAGTGTTTTGTCTTGGTGGGGGTGATGCTTTGACAGCCTGTCTGGTCGAGAGGGCTTGCTGCTGGATCTTCTGAGTGTTTTGGagtcttttttacatttcttgcTCTTCGTGGGTGAATTTTTTGTGTGGTGGACTTTAAGTGCATCTGGATCTTCCTCAGACTGGAGTGCTGTGGTTGAGCTCTGGAGGCAAGCCTGAAAGTTAAGAGGGTGGAACGGATCATCCTTCTGGCAGAGAAACTTCCACAACTggtcatcttcatcatcctcagaTGAAGGAGGAAGGCTGCTCTCCTCATCGGTGTCTGACCTGGAGGGGGGTGCAGGAAGGGAGGCCTGTACTTTAGAGACTGTGGTGGAGGTGGTTTGAAGAGATGTGTTGCCGACTGTGCACGCAGTAAAGCACATGGGGTTGTAGGGGTCTGCAGGACTGCTGAAGAACTCCCAAAgcctctcactctcctctttgTCCACATCAGGGCTCGAATCGTCCGAACTGGCCCAACTGCTCTCGCTGTCAGAGCGACTGGCCCAAAACTTCAGGCCTCGAGGCCCCAACGTCTTCTCGCTGGTCTTGCTCACTGACATGATGTCAGTGTCGCTACTGTCCCTCGCTTGGGTTTTACTTTTCCCCATGCCGGTGTTTGTTGAAATGCACgcagagaaaaagaagggaTTGTAAGGATCACTCGATTTTGACAGAGACTCCCAAAGGGCCTTACTTTCCTCACTGTCAAATTCCACTAAGTTCTGGTCTTCCTCACTACTGCAGTCTGAGCTCCTGTCCTCTTCTGAAGTCTCCTGTTTGAcaacttttgtttttgaatgatcTTGTCTGAAGAAATTTTCACGTCTTTTATGACAGGCCTCGTTTGAACTGGAGCTGTCGCTGCTTGACACAAAGACGTTCCAGTCGCCAGCAAAGCCCAGAAAGATGCCCTCTTCTTTTCCGGCCGTTCTGGACACAAAGTCATCCACGAGTCCGCAGCACAGGTCGTCGGCAAAGGGGTCGACATCCGAGCAGAACTCAGAGAGGGGATTTGATCCGCCGACCATGACTCCGTTGTCTCCGTCAAACAAtgaggagaacaggaaggatTCTGTTGGATTGGCTGTGGTGCTCATGTGCTGGATGTGCTGACCTGTCTCATCTGTGATTCTCACGTGGACCTCGAACCTTAACAAttgaaaaactggaaaaacaagAAGACAGTGTGAAAATGGTTTGAAATTCAACAGAGGATAAataagtcacacacacagaagtaatAGAAAATAGAATAGAAGTAGAAAATCctatgttttctttaaaataatatcTACAGTAGGCAAacatcaattcattttttttttccaatcgGTTTATTTTGGTCCACATATTCATTTTACATGAGAAATCTGGTAGAAGACAAAAAGGTATTAAGGATTAATACGCCCATCCTTTATACGCAGAATTAACTTAACTAGTTGAAGCTTAGGTTAGTgagtaaagaaagaaaccatgacaaaataacaaataatttaACAATCATTTCTACATTAGTATTAGACCATCATAAAATGTTAGCGTGTATAACTTAATTCAAGATATCTTTGGTTTGTTACAtattaaatagttttgttttaagaTCACTCATCTGTGGTTTCCAACTTCATTCATGATCAATACGTGTGTATGATCCGCTCGTATGATCCGGTGTGGGTATGTGTTTTCTCATTGATCCTTGTTTGTTACATGTGTATGTGTCGTATTGGCTGTTTGCGGAGCTTGATTGGTGTTAAAGGCTCGATTCTGTTAGATATACTACATGTTTCATCACTTAACCTCTCATTCCACTAATTACTATTGCaacaacacatcatcagtagggTAAAACTAACCTGTCTCGCGACGGTCTAAACCCAGCTCACGTTCCCTATCTAAATATAGACAAGTGGTCACTAAGGACATactaagtgtgtgtttttatatgcGCTGCTAAATTTACATTATGTCGTTATTGATACCAAGGAAACAGGAGAGTGACGAACTGTCAGTCGTTCTCGTGACGCATCAAAACGGTTGAACTTTACCACAGTGATATGAACGTGTTAAACTTGACATAAAACCGAACATGTTAAACCTGACATGTTAAACTTGacatgttaaaacaaacatgttaaacCGGACATGTTACTCTAACGCTACAAAGCAGCTGTAGCTGGTGGTTTGCTCTCACCGGACATGAAGGTGCAGTAAatgacctgcagcagcagccgaaGCTGTTCCCACATCACGGTGAGCATCTGTTTGGTCCAAGGCAGCAGCGCCTTCCCTCCGCTACCGAATCTCTCCATGGCCGCTTGTTCCGGAGCCTGGTCGACACCGACAGTCGGAGACATTttcacttcttctctctcttcctcctcttcttcttcttggcctGTGGCGGTTAAACCCTCACGTATTCTGGTATTCCTCGTCAAAAACTAGTAGATGTTGAGAACTTGTCGGGGACAGAGAGACGTCGAGCAGCTGTCGCTTCATTTTCCGGTGGGTCCGAGACATGTTGTCGCTTTGCTCCGTCAGATGTTGTCCTGtgttgtctccatgtttgtctgtgttgtgttatcGTCGGTGTAGAAGCTGGAAATGACTCGATGCTGTAACTTCCTCTTTAAATATACAAACCTGACGTTATGCCAAGCTGTGATTGGACGCAGCAGCTGTCACTCAGCAAAGGCGCCGCCCTTAAATGACGTTATTACGTATGACGCATGGAAAGTGACCGTAACTTCCCGATATTTTCCGTTTCTGTCCTTTGTATTCATGTAGAATTTCTTGACATAATGAATGtaccatttcattttttatgattttatgtaAGTTGTTAAAATGGAAGCCAAGTATTATGCTCCGCCCCCAGAAAAACACATAGTACCCTGCGTTCATAGAAAAAAGTTCTAATGAGATGCTTGTGAATCAATACCAGTTTCATAATAGTACAAATACTGCATTTAAACCCTACTCAAGTTCAAAATTAATATCACTACAAGTATAATCTTTGCCAATTATTTTTGGATCAAATTCATGTAAAATGTTGCAGTGGAACAGCTGATTTCAATGAGACCCATCCATACAATTAGTTTTAACTCATACTGTGTCTAAATGGTTTGAAACATCTTTGATCTTGTaactattttataatttatttattaacaaaaTATTAACCAGAAGAGGAACAAGCCAAAACCGTTAGATTAAATGTTGTGGACTATTTCATTATTCATGTAGCATAAACTGGAAATATTCAAGTAAAGCACCTCAAAATTAAACAACGCTTGAGCAAATGTAGTAAAGTTACATTAAACCACTGATGCCTAATCCAATGGTTTAAGATCCAGTCATataaaaaagacagaacaaTTTCCAATTTACATGGTTTTATTAACCCAAAAAAAGTGTGTCTTTATGCCACCAGAGCAGAGGCCGTAGAGGACTCACTGtgaacagaaagaaacaaaccatTAGAGGGAGCACCTCTCAAAAGGACCACCTGGACTTTAATAAGTAACACTAGATGTTGAAGAATTTTTATAGAGCCATTATGTGATTGGAAGTGATTATGAAAAGACATCTCAAAGTGTGAATACAGCATAGCATTTGTGTATTATTCTAACTATAGTtgcattcattttgtttatgGCCAGCCTCCACTAATGAAGTTAATTAACTGATCATATTGCTATGTGGGTGACTGGAATCAAGTGTAGACTTACATttgattgaaaaacaaaaatgtaggaCTAGATTACATTGTGAGAAATAAGTACAAACTTTACCAATATGGATCTATATGTCTGGTATAATGATGCTAAAAAGTTGACTGTGCATCAGTCTAATGACCAAACTGTTAGAAAACACTCAGGAAATGTATATTTGACTGTGTGAAGGGGACTGGCAAAGGTGGCACGTGTAGCCACTTTGCTAATTTACCTCCAGCTTTTTTATAGCACAATAGAAATATCGCTGCACTTTATAAAGGGAAGAGCAGGACAATGAATTGTGCTTTTTTTCATGACAAGCTGTGTGTACCAGCATGGGGTTAgtatttttcaaactaaatatatCTAGAAAAGGTTCCCAATGCAGAACCAATACATACTACTTCCAGTTGGGGGCCAGTACTCTCTTGGTCTTGTAGTAACGGGCCAGCCTGTGGATCCTGCTCTCAACGAGAATCAGTCGGAACTTGGCATCCTTGTCCTGTGagtacagaaaacaaaatgttatgtGGCGTTGGAATTACTTAACATTTGAATCCATTCATGCAAACCCCAATAACTGCCTTTGCTAGGGactcaaattattatttttcctttatAACTGGTTAACTCTTTGAGCAGCTTaatttaggtttaaaaaaaaaaaacaagaaaactgcTCAATTCATTTGATATTAGTTAATTCTGGAGATTTCCATCAACTCGGTTGTGATAAGCTCATAACCACATAATCGGTTCAATtatggtataaaaaaaaaaacatttgaagttgCATGCAAATCCAGCTTGTCACCAATCCAGAGTATGCGAGTGGACACTAAcactaaaaaaaacagcaagtcAGTAGTAAGGTGAGTTCATGGTTTCTGCATGCTCGCTGAAGGACAGTCTAGACACGGAGGTGTTTCTCTCCATGCTACAACTGAATTATGTGTATACAttcaaaatagaaaacatgagGACAACCTCCAAATAATAGAAGGGAAGTATTCAATTGTTGTATTCGGGCTGAATTAAATGCCACAATCAGAAAGCATAAAATTTATATAAGAATTCGATTATGGTGGGGAATAAACAGTAAAAGAATAAGATGTAGGACTGCATGCAAATGTCCAACAACAGCTGCAGACTTCAGATTGTGATGCAATTTACACCATGCATACCCTTCAGGATATGCAGATGCAGAAACCAGGAACTGACATCAACATTAAAACACCTGGCTTTGCAAAGTGAACACCATTCACAGGCTCATATTTGATATATGTTATCAGATCTGATTATacctttctgtttctctccagatGCTTCCTGACTGCCACAGCCTTCTTGATCAGGTGGTAAAGATCCTCGGGCAGATCAGGGGCCAATCCCTTGGTCTTGAGGATCCTCAGGATCTTGTTTCCAGTGACAAAACGTACTTGAGCCACACCATGAGAGTCCCTCAGAATCACACCTAGACATGGTGACAAACAGGCTTGAAACGTGGGGGctgtttgtttctcattaaaCAACAGTTTGCGTTATTTGCCATATCAGCTTCTTCACCCCAGATAATTCAGCAAAACATTGAACAAATAAGAGACAAACTAAACTTGAAGCATGAGCTAAATATTCCCTTTTTGAGGCTGCAGCCTGTTGGGTGTTAAGTAGCATTTTGTTTCC comes from the Hippoglossus hippoglossus isolate fHipHip1 chromosome 6, fHipHip1.pri, whole genome shotgun sequence genome and includes:
- the LOC117763665 gene encoding uncharacterized protein LOC117763665 isoform X2: MSPTVGVDQAPEQAAMERFGSGGKALLPWTKQMLTVMWEQLRLLLQVIYCTFMSVFQLLRFEVHVRITDETGQHIQHMSTTANPTESFLFSSLFDGDNGVMVGGSNPLSEFCSDVDPFADDLCCGLVDDFVSRTAGKEEGIFLGFAGDWNVFVSSSDSSSSNEACHKRRENFFRQDHSKTKVVKQETSEEDRSSDCSSEEDQNLVEFDSEESKALWESLSKSSDPYNPFFFSACISTNTGMGKSKTQARDSSDTDIMSVSKTSEKTLGPRGLKFWASRSDSESSWASSDDSSPDVDKEESERLWEFFSSPADPYNPMCFTACTVGNTSLQTTSTTVSKVQASLPAPPSRSDTDDEDDQLWKFLCQKDDPFHPLNFQACLQSSTTALQSEEDPDALKVHHTKNSPTKSKKCKKDSKTLRRSSSKPSRPDRLSKHHPHQDKTLVPWKRPGQTHQSPPEERKESNTCTKKVMN
- the LOC117763665 gene encoding uncharacterized protein LOC117763665 isoform X1, which produces MSPTVGVDQAPEQAAMERFGSGGKALLPWTKQMLTVMWEQLRLLLQVIYCTFMSVFQLLRFEVHVRITDETGQHIQHMSTTANPTESFLFSSLFDGDNGVMVGGSNPLSEFCSDVDPFADDLCCGLVDDFVSRTAGKEEGIFLGFAGDWNVFVSSSDSSSSNEACHKRRENFFRQDHSKTKVVKQETSEEDRSSDCSSEEDQNLVEFDSEESKALWESLSKSSDPYNPFFFSACISTNTGMGKSKTQARDSSDTDIMSVSKTSEKTLGPRGLKFWASRSDSESSWASSDDSSPDVDKEESERLWEFFSSPADPYNPMCFTACTVGNTSLQTTSTTVSKVQASLPAPPSRSDTDEESSLPPSSEDDEDDQLWKFLCQKDDPFHPLNFQACLQSSTTALQSEEDPDALKVHHTKNSPTKSKKCKKDSKTLRRSSSKPSRPDRLSKHHPHQDKTLVPWKRPGQTHQSPPEERKESNTCTKKVMN
- the rps13 gene encoding 40S ribosomal protein S13; translated protein: MGRMHAPGKGLSQSALPYRRSVPTWLKLTSDDVKDQIFKLAKKGLTPSQIGVILRDSHGVAQVRFVTGNKILRILKTKGLAPDLPEDLYHLIKKAVAVRKHLERNRKDKDAKFRLILVESRIHRLARYYKTKRVLAPNWKYESSTASALVA